A window of the Hordeum vulgare subsp. vulgare chromosome 5H, MorexV3_pseudomolecules_assembly, whole genome shotgun sequence genome harbors these coding sequences:
- the LOC123395329 gene encoding solute carrier family 25 member 44-like, which translates to MGALEATRSVVGPAALSLGAPEPAASAAAGAAAGLTAAVAAQVVWTPVDVISQRLMVQGNPCPASRYRGGLDAFRKIVASDGLGGLYRGFGMSILTYAPSNAVWWATYSLSQKIIWSGIGCYLCQYGVGVQEIDEGDGDISLQPSCKTLMVVQGTSAAIAGGAAALVTMPLDTIKTRMQVMDGKGEQITIGRTVRELIREGGWGACYRGLGPRWASMSLSATTMITTYEFLKRLSAKKGQESGLP; encoded by the coding sequence ATGGGCGCGCTCGAGGCCACGCGGTCCGTCGTCGGCCCGGCCGCGCTCAGCCTCGGCGCGCCTGAGCCCGCTGCGTCCGCGGCCGCGGGCGCCGCCGCCGGGCTCACCGCCGCTGTTGCCGCGCAGGTTGTGTGGACgcctgttgatgtcatcagccagCGCCTCATGGTGCAGGGCAACCCGTGCCCGGCCTCCCGCTACCGCGGCGGCCTCGACGCATTCCGCAAGATCGTGGCCTCCGACGGCCTCGGTGGCCTGTACCGCGGCTTCGGCATGTCCATCCTAACCTACGCCCCCTCCAATGCCGTGTGGTGGGCGACTTACTCACTGTCACAGAAGATTATCTGGAGCGGGATCGGCTGCTACCTCTGCCAGTACGGCGTGGGTGTGCAAGAAATCGATGAGGGCGACGGTGACATCTCATTGCAACCAAGCTGCAAGACTCTCATGGTGGTGCAGGGAACGAGTGCCGCGATAGCCGGTGGCGCCGCGGCGCTTGTGACCATGCCGCTGGACACCATCAAGACAAGGATGCAGGTCATGGACGGCAAAGGCGAGCAGATCACCATTGGGCGGACGGTGCGGGAGCTGATCAGGGAAGGCGGGTGGGGCGCGTGTTACAGGGGGCTCGGCCCGAGGTGGGCGTCCATGTCCCTGTCTGCCACCACCATGATCACCACGTATGAGTTCCTCAAGCGCCTCTCGGCCAAGAAGGGGCAGGAGAGTGGCCTTCCCTGA